A window of Streptomyces sp. DG1A-41 contains these coding sequences:
- the ehuB gene encoding ectoine/hydroxyectoine ABC transporter substrate-binding protein EhuB, protein MAPPQRSPLRSPEPISQAASGPTRRSLLAGVAALGALGAAGCSRVATASSTEGGDLLDRLRAAGVVRLGIAGEIPFGFIDKNGELTGEAPELAKVIFKRLGVDRVQPVPTEFGSLIPGLNSQQFDVVAAGMYVNPERCEQVIFSDPDYQMLDSFIVRKGNPKGLRSYKDVVEKKAKFATGTGYAEIQYAVEAGYKESDILIVPDQVAGLNAVEAGRVDVFAGTALTTREVVKKSRKAEATEPFAPLVDGKPHVDGGAFAFRPTETKLRDAFNAELHKLKKSGELFRILKPFGFTKAEMTDLTAKELCGG, encoded by the coding sequence ATGGCTCCACCACAGAGAAGCCCACTCAGAAGTCCGGAACCCATATCCCAGGCCGCATCCGGGCCCACACGCCGGTCGCTGCTCGCGGGGGTCGCGGCGCTCGGCGCGCTGGGCGCCGCCGGATGCAGTCGTGTGGCCACGGCGTCGAGCACCGAGGGCGGCGACCTGCTCGACCGGCTCCGGGCCGCGGGCGTCGTCCGTCTCGGCATCGCCGGTGAGATCCCGTTCGGCTTCATCGACAAGAACGGCGAACTGACCGGTGAAGCCCCGGAACTGGCCAAGGTGATCTTCAAGCGTCTCGGCGTCGACCGGGTGCAGCCCGTACCGACCGAGTTCGGCTCGCTCATCCCCGGCCTGAACTCCCAGCAGTTCGATGTCGTGGCCGCCGGGATGTACGTCAACCCCGAGCGCTGCGAGCAGGTCATCTTCTCCGACCCCGACTACCAGATGCTCGACTCGTTCATCGTGCGCAAGGGCAACCCCAAGGGGCTGCGCAGCTACAAGGACGTCGTCGAGAAGAAGGCGAAGTTCGCCACCGGGACCGGATACGCCGAGATCCAGTACGCCGTCGAGGCGGGGTACAAGGAGAGCGACATCCTCATCGTCCCGGACCAGGTGGCGGGACTGAACGCCGTGGAGGCGGGCCGCGTGGACGTGTTCGCCGGTACGGCGCTCACCACCCGCGAGGTCGTGAAGAAGTCCCGCAAGGCGGAGGCGACCGAGCCGTTCGCGCCGCTCGTGGACGGAAAGCCGCACGTCGACGGCGGCGCCTTCGCGTTCCGGCCGACCGAGACCAAGCTGCGGGACGCCTTCAACGCCGAGCTGCACAAGCTCAAGAAGAGCGGCGAACTCTTCCGCATCCTCAAGCCCTTCGGTTTCACCAAGGCGGAGATGACGGATCTGACCGCGAAGGAGCTCTGCGGCGGATGA
- the ehuC gene encoding ectoine/hydroxyectoine ABC transporter permease subunit EhuC, translating to MTSGLWELVLKGVWVTVQLLVCSALLAAAVSFVVGVARTHRLWIVRFLAGFYTEVFRGTSALVMIFWVFFVLPPAFGWQLVPLWAGTLALGLTYGAYGSEIVRGALNAVDPAQREGGIALSFSPWQRMRLILLPQAVPEMIPPFSNLLIELLKGTALVSIMGMGDLAFSGNLVRLALQESAEIYTYVLLIYFVIAFLLTRVMRGLEKRLKAGVGKKPDIKTRAPEPVVVEAVR from the coding sequence ATGACCTCGGGACTCTGGGAACTCGTACTGAAGGGCGTCTGGGTCACGGTCCAGTTGCTCGTGTGCAGTGCGCTGCTGGCGGCTGCGGTGTCCTTCGTGGTCGGCGTCGCGCGCACCCACCGGCTGTGGATCGTCCGCTTCCTGGCGGGCTTCTACACCGAGGTGTTCCGCGGGACCTCGGCCCTGGTGATGATCTTCTGGGTGTTCTTCGTCCTGCCCCCGGCCTTCGGCTGGCAGCTGGTGCCGCTGTGGGCGGGCACGCTCGCGCTCGGCCTGACCTATGGGGCGTACGGCTCCGAGATCGTGCGCGGCGCGCTGAACGCGGTCGACCCGGCGCAGCGGGAGGGCGGGATCGCGCTCAGCTTCTCGCCCTGGCAGCGGATGCGGCTGATCCTGCTGCCGCAGGCGGTGCCGGAGATGATCCCGCCGTTCTCCAACCTGCTCATCGAGCTGCTCAAGGGCACCGCCCTGGTGTCGATCATGGGCATGGGCGACCTGGCGTTCAGCGGCAACCTGGTGCGTCTGGCGCTCCAGGAGAGCGCGGAGATCTACACGTACGTCCTGCTCATCTACTTCGTGATCGCCTTCCTGCTCACCCGGGTCATGCGCGGGCTGGAGAAGAGGCTCAAGGCGGGTGTCGGGAAGAAGCCCGACATCAAGACCCGGGCGCCTGAGCCGGTCGTGGTGGAGGCGGTCCGATGA
- the ehuD gene encoding ectoine/hydroxyectoine ABC transporter permease subunit EhuD: MNWNWSAVSDFMPDFWKGLLVTLQILVIGSLISFVLGLVWALLMRLPTRWVTWPVGAVTEFVRNTPLLVQLFFLYYVLPEWGLTFSALATGVFAIGLHYSTYTMQVYRAGIEAVPAGQWEAATALNLPLRRTWTAVILPQAVRRVVPALGNYVIAMLKDTPMLMAISVLEMLGHARLFSQEHFQFTEPLTVIGVAFIVISYLASLLLRALERRLAH, encoded by the coding sequence ATGAACTGGAACTGGAGCGCGGTCTCCGACTTCATGCCGGACTTCTGGAAGGGCCTGCTGGTCACCCTTCAGATCCTGGTGATCGGTTCGCTGATCTCGTTCGTGCTGGGCCTGGTGTGGGCGCTGCTGATGCGGCTGCCGACGCGCTGGGTGACCTGGCCGGTCGGCGCCGTCACGGAGTTCGTCCGCAACACACCGCTGCTGGTGCAGTTGTTCTTCCTCTACTACGTGCTGCCCGAGTGGGGCCTGACCTTCTCGGCGCTCGCCACGGGCGTCTTCGCGATCGGACTGCACTACTCGACGTACACGATGCAGGTCTACCGCGCCGGTATCGAGGCCGTGCCGGCCGGCCAGTGGGAGGCGGCGACGGCGCTGAACCTGCCGCTGCGCCGGACGTGGACCGCGGTGATCCTGCCGCAGGCGGTGCGCCGGGTCGTCCCCGCGCTCGGCAACTACGTCATCGCGATGCTCAAGGACACGCCGATGCTGATGGCCATCTCCGTGCTCGAGATGCTCGGCCACGCGCGCCTGTTCTCGCAGGAGCACTTCCAGTTCACCGAGCCGCTGACGGTGATCGGCGTGGCCTTCATCGTCATTTCCTATCTGGCCTCCCTTCTCCTGCGAGCCCTGGAGCGACGCCTTGCCCACTGA
- the ehuA gene encoding ectoine/hydroxyectoine ABC transporter ATP-binding protein EhuA has product MPTDTLPNPEKNPARSTGELIRLEQVTKRFGDHTVLDHLDFSVDAGKHVTLIGPSGSGKTTILRLLMTLLKPDEGTITVDGDQLFPAPEKQVREVRKKIGMVFQQFNLFPNMTVLRNITEAPVTVLGMSKDAAEERARELLELVGLTDHLDKHPAQLSGGQQQRVAIARALAMRPQVLLLDEVTSALDPELVAGVLDVLRDIARSTDITMLCVTHEMNFARDISDQVLMFDSGRVIESGPPEKIFSEPEQDRTREFLSAVL; this is encoded by the coding sequence TTGCCCACTGACACTCTCCCCAACCCCGAGAAGAACCCCGCCAGGAGCACCGGCGAGCTGATCCGGCTGGAGCAGGTCACCAAGCGGTTCGGCGACCACACGGTCCTGGACCACCTGGACTTCTCCGTGGACGCCGGCAAGCACGTCACGCTGATCGGCCCCTCCGGCTCCGGCAAGACCACGATCCTCCGCCTGCTCATGACGCTGCTCAAGCCCGACGAGGGCACGATCACCGTGGACGGGGACCAGCTGTTCCCGGCGCCCGAGAAGCAGGTGCGCGAGGTCCGCAAGAAGATCGGGATGGTGTTCCAGCAGTTCAACCTGTTCCCGAACATGACGGTCCTGCGCAACATCACCGAGGCCCCGGTCACCGTCCTCGGCATGTCCAAGGACGCCGCCGAGGAGCGGGCGCGCGAGCTGCTGGAGCTGGTCGGGCTGACCGACCACCTCGACAAGCACCCGGCGCAGCTGTCCGGCGGGCAGCAGCAGCGGGTGGCGATCGCCAGGGCGCTGGCGATGCGGCCGCAGGTACTGCTCCTGGACGAGGTGACCTCCGCGCTCGACCCGGAGCTGGTCGCGGGCGTCCTCGACGTGCTGCGGGACATCGCCCGTTCCACGGACATCACGATGCTCTGCGTGACCCACGAGATGAACTTCGCCCGGGACATCTCCGACCAGGTACTGATGTTCGACTCGGGCCGGGTCATCGAGTCGGGCCCGCCGGAGAAGATCTTCAGCGAGCCGGAGCAGGACCGCACGCGTGAGTTCCTCAGCGCAGTGCTCTGA
- a CDS encoding IclR family transcriptional regulator C-terminal domain-containing protein, translating into MALKHEPPTTPYHSAQEALRVLETVARSSTGVTDAELARHTGIGPERLTALLRMLRREGYVEQITGGAYVTGETLARLGSAQHREQALRDKLQHTLDRLRDSVGAAVYMSRYVDGEISVTQYADSPATPKVNEWVDFRSSAHATAIGKSLLTQLDHAGRRDHLARHKMARLTSRTITSDRLLLSRLESQPPTVPVLDLQEYAVGTVCAAVPVTAGSSVGCLALSLPVEQAHRLRQAADALNRNAAPVLLSMAI; encoded by the coding sequence GTGGCGCTGAAGCACGAGCCGCCGACCACCCCGTACCACTCGGCCCAGGAAGCCCTGCGCGTCCTGGAGACGGTGGCGCGGAGTTCCACCGGAGTCACCGACGCCGAGCTCGCCCGGCACACCGGCATCGGACCCGAGCGGCTGACCGCGCTGCTGCGCATGCTGCGCCGCGAGGGCTACGTCGAGCAGATCACCGGCGGCGCGTACGTCACGGGCGAGACGCTGGCCCGCCTCGGCTCCGCCCAGCACCGCGAGCAGGCCCTGCGCGACAAGCTCCAGCACACCCTCGACCGGCTGCGCGACTCCGTCGGCGCCGCCGTCTACATGAGCCGGTACGTCGACGGCGAGATCAGCGTCACCCAGTACGCCGACAGCCCGGCCACACCCAAGGTCAACGAGTGGGTCGACTTCCGCTCCTCGGCCCACGCCACCGCGATCGGCAAGAGCCTGCTCACCCAGCTCGACCACGCCGGCCGCCGCGACCACCTCGCCCGGCACAAGATGGCCCGCCTCACCTCGCGCACCATCACCAGCGACCGGCTGCTGCTCTCCCGGCTGGAGTCCCAGCCACCCACCGTGCCCGTCCTGGACCTCCAGGAGTACGCGGTCGGCACGGTCTGCGCGGCCGTCCCCGTCACGGCCGGCTCCTCCGTCGGCTGCCTGGCCCTGTCCCTTCCGGTCGAGCAAGCCCACCGCCTGCGCCAGGCCGCGGACGCCCTCAACCGCAACGCGGCACCGGTCCTGCTGTCCATGGCGATCTAG
- a CDS encoding long-chain-fatty-acid--CoA ligase, which produces MESTGRTVAELVRDRWGDHRPGLWCGEQVLTHHEVAAGAAARAALLADLLPPGAEPHIGVLLDNTPEFPLWLGAAALAGAAVAGVNPTRRGAELARDILHTECQVLVTERTHLPLLRGLDLAGVGLLVTDAEEYADLLAPYADARPDASRATPHDRFLLYFTSGSTGAPKAALCSQGRLAAAGRSLAGQFSLGPEGVHYLCMPMFHGNAVIAGWAPALVAGAGVALRRRFSASRFLPDVRRYGATYFTYVGRAIQYVLATEPRPDDRDNPLRLGFGTEAGAVDAAAFERRFGARLVEGYGSSEGGAAVQWSPGTPPGAVGRAAPGLVVLDPESREECPPARFDAAGRLLNGDEAIGELVNQGPSPFEGYWRNPAAEAERRQDGWYWTGDLFYRDADGYLYFAGRTDDRLRVDGENLAAAMIENLLARYEGAAAVAVYAVPDPVTGDQVMATIAGTFDPEAFARFLLAQPDLGTKMAPRFVRVVGRMPVTATNKIRRAALRKEGFRCADPVWWRPPGECAYRLLTREDLEHAEGPPAPTRGPSPVRRQGLEPRTR; this is translated from the coding sequence ATGGAGTCCACAGGACGTACGGTCGCGGAGCTCGTACGGGACCGGTGGGGCGACCACCGGCCGGGGCTGTGGTGCGGGGAGCAGGTACTGACCCACCACGAGGTGGCGGCCGGAGCCGCGGCGCGGGCGGCACTGCTCGCCGACCTGTTGCCGCCGGGCGCCGAACCCCACATCGGGGTACTGCTGGACAACACCCCCGAGTTCCCCCTGTGGCTGGGTGCGGCGGCCCTGGCCGGGGCAGCCGTCGCCGGTGTCAATCCCACCCGCCGGGGCGCCGAGCTCGCCCGCGACATCCTGCACACCGAGTGCCAGGTCCTCGTCACCGAGCGGACCCACCTGCCGTTGCTCAGGGGCCTGGACCTGGCCGGCGTGGGCCTGCTGGTGACGGACGCGGAGGAGTACGCCGACCTCCTCGCCCCCTACGCGGACGCACGCCCGGACGCCTCCCGCGCCACCCCGCACGACCGCTTCCTCCTCTACTTCACCTCCGGCTCGACCGGCGCCCCCAAGGCGGCGCTCTGCTCCCAGGGCCGCCTGGCAGCCGCCGGACGCTCCCTGGCCGGCCAGTTCTCCCTGGGTCCCGAGGGCGTGCACTACCTCTGCATGCCGATGTTCCACGGCAACGCGGTGATCGCCGGCTGGGCGCCGGCACTCGTCGCCGGGGCGGGTGTGGCACTGCGCCGGCGCTTCTCGGCGTCCCGCTTCCTGCCGGACGTACGCCGATACGGGGCGACGTACTTCACCTACGTCGGCCGGGCGATCCAGTACGTCCTGGCCACCGAGCCCCGCCCCGACGACCGTGACAACCCTCTGCGCCTGGGCTTCGGCACGGAGGCCGGTGCGGTGGACGCGGCGGCCTTCGAGCGGCGGTTCGGGGCGCGGCTGGTGGAGGGATACGGCTCGTCGGAGGGCGGGGCGGCGGTGCAGTGGTCGCCGGGGACACCGCCGGGGGCGGTCGGCCGGGCGGCTCCGGGGCTCGTCGTCCTCGACCCGGAGAGCCGCGAGGAGTGTCCGCCGGCCCGCTTCGACGCGGCGGGACGGCTGCTCAACGGGGACGAGGCGATCGGCGAACTGGTCAACCAGGGGCCCAGCCCCTTCGAGGGGTACTGGCGCAATCCGGCGGCGGAGGCGGAGCGGCGCCAGGACGGCTGGTACTGGACGGGCGACCTCTTCTACCGGGACGCCGACGGCTACCTCTACTTCGCCGGCCGCACCGACGACCGCCTCCGCGTCGACGGCGAGAACCTGGCCGCCGCGATGATCGAGAACCTCCTCGCCCGGTACGAGGGGGCCGCCGCCGTCGCGGTGTACGCGGTGCCGGACCCGGTGACCGGGGACCAGGTGATGGCGACGATCGCCGGGACCTTCGACCCGGAGGCGTTCGCGAGGTTCCTGCTCGCCCAGCCCGATCTGGGGACGAAGATGGCGCCCCGGTTCGTGCGGGTGGTGGGGCGGATGCCGGTGACGGCCACGAACAAGATCCGTCGGGCGGCTTTACGGAAGGAGGGCTTCCGGTGCGCCGATCCGGTGTGGTGGCGGCCACCGGGGGAGTGCGCGTACCGCCTGCTGACCAGGGAGGATCTCGAACACGCCGAAGGGCCTCCCGCTCCCACGAGAGGCCCTTCACCGGTGCGCCGCCAGGGACTCGAACCCCGGACCCGCTGA
- a CDS encoding lytic polysaccharide monooxygenase, protein MRTRTKLSAAAVGLATTGALVLSSGGASGHGYTDLPISRQKLCQNGTVTNCGPIQWEPQSVEGPKGFPASGPADGQICNAGLGHFSRLSAPRTPSGGAWPTTKVTGGQTYTFRWQFTAMHATTDFTYYITKPGWNQNHNLARSDLNLTPFFTVPYNGQRPPSTLSHSGRLPSGLSGHHVILAVWTIADTGNAFYACSDVTF, encoded by the coding sequence ATGCGCACAAGGACCAAGTTGTCCGCAGCCGCGGTGGGACTGGCCACGACCGGAGCCCTCGTCCTCTCCTCCGGCGGCGCCAGCGGCCACGGCTACACCGACCTCCCCATCAGTCGGCAGAAGCTCTGCCAGAACGGCACCGTAACCAACTGCGGCCCGATCCAGTGGGAACCGCAGAGCGTCGAGGGCCCGAAGGGCTTCCCGGCCTCCGGTCCGGCCGACGGGCAGATATGCAACGCCGGCCTCGGTCACTTCAGCCGGCTCAGCGCACCGCGGACACCGTCCGGCGGGGCCTGGCCCACCACGAAGGTGACGGGTGGCCAGACCTACACGTTCCGCTGGCAGTTCACGGCCATGCACGCCACGACCGACTTCACGTACTACATCACCAAGCCGGGCTGGAACCAGAACCACAACCTGGCCCGGTCCGACCTCAACCTCACACCGTTCTTCACGGTGCCGTACAACGGCCAGCGGCCCCCGTCCACGCTCTCCCACAGCGGCAGGCTGCCGTCCGGGCTGAGCGGCCATCACGTCATCCTCGCGGTCTGGACGATCGCCGACACGGGCAACGCGTTCTACGCCTGCTCGGACGTGACGTTCTGA
- a CDS encoding SPFH domain-containing protein, producing the protein MADGPARPARLIQNEATIEIPVHLLFRGDPDPATVPLKPAVVGRSQGTGEQPRRRRPAAVAPRPVPQVDPDLAERPARVLPGAAGVLAGVCGAAGCAATSWWAGLLPPLVLEALRLPAHAGAGLGPAQWAAYAGAGALGLFGFGGLARGRTGRAWVLDLFGRYRGTVRRSGLLWVNPLLLRRRVDVRLRHWRSEPVPAADGGGVALRVVVLVVWRVRDTARATLGVEDHEAYLRECVEAALARVPVELPGGTRGSTDAAAEALTGLVAADAAPVGLEVFSVQPLRAEYAPEVAAAMHRRRIAALDAQHRASVLTSVVDSVEDTVTRLTMRGLVELDDYERKVLVKDLTVAFCAGRGETAP; encoded by the coding sequence CTGGCCGACGGACCGGCCAGACCCGCCCGGCTCATCCAGAACGAGGCCACCATCGAGATCCCCGTCCACCTGTTGTTCCGCGGCGACCCCGACCCGGCGACGGTGCCGCTCAAGCCGGCGGTCGTCGGCCGCAGTCAGGGCACGGGGGAGCAGCCGCGCCGGAGACGCCCGGCGGCCGTGGCGCCGCGCCCGGTGCCGCAGGTCGACCCCGACCTGGCGGAGCGGCCCGCGCGGGTGCTGCCCGGGGCGGCGGGTGTGCTGGCCGGGGTGTGCGGGGCGGCCGGGTGTGCGGCCACCTCCTGGTGGGCCGGGCTGCTCCCGCCGCTCGTGCTGGAGGCGCTGCGGCTGCCCGCGCACGCCGGGGCCGGGCTCGGTCCCGCGCAGTGGGCGGCGTACGCGGGAGCCGGGGCGCTCGGGCTGTTCGGGTTCGGCGGGCTGGCCCGGGGCCGGACCGGGCGGGCCTGGGTGCTGGATCTGTTCGGCCGCTACCGGGGGACCGTCCGGCGTTCCGGTCTGCTGTGGGTCAATCCGCTGCTGCTGCGCCGCCGGGTGGACGTGCGGCTGCGGCACTGGCGCAGCGAGCCGGTGCCGGCCGCCGACGGAGGCGGGGTCGCGCTGCGGGTGGTCGTCCTGGTGGTGTGGCGGGTACGGGACACCGCTCGGGCGACGCTGGGCGTCGAGGACCACGAGGCGTATCTGCGCGAGTGCGTCGAGGCGGCGCTGGCCCGCGTGCCGGTGGAGCTGCCCGGCGGGACCAGGGGCTCCACGGACGCGGCGGCCGAGGCGCTGACCGGGCTGGTGGCGGCGGACGCGGCGCCGGTCGGCCTGGAGGTGTTCTCGGTGCAGCCGCTCCGGGCGGAGTACGCCCCCGAGGTCGCCGCCGCGATGCACCGCCGCCGCATCGCCGCGCTGGACGCCCAGCACCGGGCGAGCGTGCTCACCTCGGTCGTGGACTCGGTGGAGGACACGGTGACCCGGCTGACCATGCGGGGGCTGGTCGAACTCGACGACTACGAGCGGAAGGTGCTGGTGAAGGACCTGACGGTGGCGTTCTGCGCGGGCCGGGGAGAAACAGCTCCGTGA
- a CDS encoding peptidoglycan-binding protein: protein MESPVFEEFDPASDCDCPGCVHWRRVLPHSQSGRATAHPAAHRALALAAVASTALGAGHAVPAAAASHAPHRSGVSAGDEPDTPQGGPDTPQGGKAPLHGPGGRPAKPSVTPKPTAITRTEIINRAKTWVAAKVPYSMNDYWSDGYRQDCSGYVSMAWKLPGNEGTGRLPQYSERISKEELQPGDILLFHNPADRDSGSHVVIFGGWTDSTHSYYIAYEQTRPHTRRHSTPYAYWSDSDQYVPYRYKGVTPEEPGKEPGTVPGKEPAAGEPGAPAATPYPGAAYFGPGAHNKYVTLLGRMLVARGAGGSYASGPGPRWTDADRRATQAFQLAQGWTGADADGLPGPRTWELLVTGKGKDVKAGAEGPPPSSHGVAGYPGRAMFRPGASNTYVTQLGRQLVRKGFGGFYKVGPGPRWGEADRRAVEAFQRTQGWRGGAADGYPGPETWRRLFS, encoded by the coding sequence ATGGAGTCTCCGGTATTCGAGGAATTCGACCCCGCGAGCGACTGCGACTGCCCCGGCTGCGTCCACTGGCGCCGCGTCCTGCCGCATTCCCAGTCCGGCCGCGCCACCGCCCACCCGGCCGCACACCGTGCCCTCGCCCTTGCCGCCGTGGCCTCGACGGCGCTCGGCGCGGGCCACGCCGTACCGGCCGCAGCCGCCTCGCACGCACCCCACCGATCCGGCGTTTCCGCAGGTGACGAGCCTGACACCCCTCAGGGAGGCCCTGACACCCCCCAGGGCGGCAAGGCCCCGCTGCACGGCCCCGGCGGCCGTCCCGCGAAGCCCTCGGTCACCCCCAAGCCCACCGCCATCACCCGTACGGAGATCATCAACCGGGCCAAGACCTGGGTCGCCGCGAAGGTGCCGTACAGCATGAACGACTACTGGTCCGACGGTTACCGGCAGGACTGCTCGGGCTATGTCTCGATGGCCTGGAAGCTGCCCGGAAACGAAGGGACGGGCAGGCTCCCCCAATACAGCGAGCGGATTTCCAAGGAGGAACTCCAGCCGGGCGACATTCTGCTGTTCCACAATCCGGCCGACCGCGACAGCGGCTCGCACGTCGTCATTTTCGGCGGCTGGACGGACTCCACGCACAGCTACTACATCGCCTACGAGCAGACCCGCCCGCACACCCGCCGGCACTCCACCCCGTACGCCTACTGGAGCGACTCCGATCAGTACGTCCCCTACCGGTACAAGGGCGTCACCCCGGAGGAGCCGGGGAAGGAACCGGGGACCGTGCCGGGCAAGGAACCGGCCGCCGGGGAACCGGGCGCACCGGCCGCCACGCCCTACCCGGGGGCGGCGTATTTCGGCCCCGGCGCGCACAACAAGTACGTCACGCTGCTCGGCCGCATGCTCGTCGCGCGCGGGGCCGGTGGCTCCTACGCCTCGGGCCCGGGACCGCGCTGGACGGACGCGGACCGGCGGGCGACCCAGGCCTTCCAGCTGGCCCAGGGCTGGACGGGCGCCGACGCGGACGGCCTGCCCGGCCCGCGCACCTGGGAGCTGCTGGTCACGGGGAAGGGCAAGGACGTGAAGGCCGGGGCGGAGGGGCCGCCGCCCTCCTCCCACGGGGTTGCCGGCTACCCGGGGCGGGCGATGTTCCGGCCCGGCGCCAGCAACACCTACGTCACCCAGCTGGGGAGGCAGCTGGTGCGCAAGGGGTTCGGCGGGTTCTACAAGGTCGGGCCGGGGCCGCGCTGGGGCGAGGCGGACCGGCGCGCCGTCGAGGCCTTCCAGCGCACCCAGGGCTGGCGGGGCGGCGCGGCGGACGGCTACCCCGGGCCGGAGACCTGGCGGCGGCTCTTCTCGTAG
- a CDS encoding FadR/GntR family transcriptional regulator, with protein sequence MAARDLQERIKKLIIDRRLASGAPLPTEPELMEYLGASRNSVREALKALQAMGIVEIRHGFGTYVGPMSLAPMIEGLAFRTVAGHYRGEDSLLQLLELREAVETGLVSRLAGRIPEADLVELDGLVDRMEEQAARGAGLAETDRAFHATLYRGLDNVLLSEVLEAFWDAFHRVRTDLGGVPQDPKVTCRQHREILDAVRSGDSMRAEEAIREHFGNIRARLSTTAPQGPHTRHNERV encoded by the coding sequence ATGGCAGCGCGTGACCTCCAAGAGCGGATCAAGAAGCTCATCATCGACCGCCGGCTGGCCTCCGGGGCCCCGCTGCCGACCGAGCCCGAGCTGATGGAGTACCTCGGCGCGAGCCGGAACTCGGTGCGGGAGGCGCTGAAGGCGCTCCAGGCGATGGGCATCGTGGAGATCCGGCACGGCTTCGGTACCTACGTCGGCCCGATGTCCCTGGCCCCGATGATCGAGGGCCTCGCCTTCCGCACGGTCGCCGGGCACTACCGGGGCGAGGACTCCCTGCTCCAGCTGCTGGAACTGCGGGAGGCGGTGGAGACCGGGCTGGTCTCCCGGCTCGCGGGGCGGATACCGGAAGCGGACCTCGTTGAACTGGACGGGCTCGTCGACCGTATGGAGGAACAGGCCGCGCGCGGAGCCGGTCTCGCCGAGACCGACCGGGCCTTTCACGCCACCCTCTACCGGGGGCTGGACAACGTGCTGCTGAGCGAGGTCCTGGAGGCGTTCTGGGACGCCTTCCACCGGGTCCGCACGGACCTCGGGGGCGTGCCGCAGGACCCGAAGGTGACCTGCCGGCAGCACCGGGAGATCCTCGACGCGGTCCGGTCCGGCGACTCGATGCGGGCGGAGGAGGCCATAAGAGAGCACTTCGGGAACATCCGCGCCCGCCTGTCCACAACGGCTCCACAGGGTCCCCACACCCGCCACAATGAACGCGTATGA